The Trichocoleus sp. FACHB-46 DNA segment AGATGCCGTAGAGCCGAAACACGATCGCAGCTGATAGATTGATGCCGACCAGTTGTAGCAACAGGACAAAAATACCATTCACAGCCAAGTCCCAGCGTCCCATGGCGCCTGCCATCCCAACCAGACCAGCCGGAGGTGCCAAGGAAGCTGCAACCAGCATCCCAGTTGCAGCCCCAGAGACCAAGCTACTACGCTCAGACTGCACCAGATTTAAGGCTCCCGCCGCACCTGCAATAATGGGTAGCATCACAGCAACAGCAGAAATTGTACTCGTTGCTGCCATCTGCTCTGTTACAACTTCTTGGCGTAGAACCAAGGTAAGTAGCCCCGTTACAGCGATCGTAACGGCTAAGGCAGAAAAATATCTCAGCAGACTACGGCCTAAGAGATGGCGATCGCCTCGCGCAGTAGCCAGCGCCACATTCATAGCTGGCCCCGCAAAGGGAGCGATTAACATAGCTGCAACTAACAGATAGCTGGTACTGGTAAACAACCCAATCCAGACCACGACTCCAGCCGCCGCTGCATATCCTAAAAAACCTTTCCAAGAGCCAACGCTTTGCAACCCAGAGAGAAACACTTCAATGGGGCTACGGACTGCTACATCTGTGACTTGCTGTGCCGCTTCATCCGCAGGTGGTTTTAATCCCATAACTCCACGGGGATTGAGCGTAATCTGAAGATTGGGCAGCCCTTCTAGCGCTTGCATCAGAGCTTCAACTTTGCGGTTGGAGATATGAATAATCACCACATCCAGCGGTTCCTCAGTCCCCGTCGCTTCAAATAAGGCTAGGTTCGCTCCATCATGAGCTTTGGCCGTATTTAAGACCTCTTTTCCGCATCCTCGTGGAACTTGCACGAGTATTTGGCGCATGACACTTGCTCCTAACGTATTCCTTGATGGTCGTCAATGGTTTAATCAATGTCTTAATCCAATCGGAGATCGGTGACTAATAGCTATACCGTTATGTAGATTTCTCTTTATTTTTAATCCGATATGGTTTCTTCAGGGCAACTACAAAAGTTGCGGTTGCTTCCTCATCGCCTCGATACAGTATCACAATAGGTACGATCGCTTTTGTATCTAGCATTGAGCGAATAGAACTTTAATCTCAAAACGCATTAGTTCAAAGCGCATTGGTGGGATAGCAACACTCAAAGGTATGTGAAATGAGTGAAAAACGTCCTAGCAACATCATCATCAAAGTATTTTGGTCGCTTGTCATTCTCCTAGCAGCCTTTGTCATCGGTAGCTTGATGCTCACATAGAGTAAAGCAGTCGATCAAGAATTGGAAGATACTCAATCGCTCATCCAAAGCTTCATCCAGAGCTAGGGATAGAGTAACATTTGCATGATCGGACATGCGGGTAGCCTACGGAGTTACCTCAACCGTTTCACAAGTACATACCGGAACTTAGAATATCCTCGTGATGCGCTGGGTAGACTAACTACACCCTTTGGACACCTCCACGTTAAGGGCGGCTCTAGTATTTATTCCGCTTCTAGTTTATTGGAATCTGCTAGGTGGAGCAGGTCTAGCGGGAAGTTGATGAATTGAGTGCGATCGCACTGTTGGCAGAAATCATCGACAGCGCATAAGAGGTCTTCTAAACTAAGCATAGGATGAGTATCAGCAGCTTGGAACTTCAATACTTTCAGCCTACCTACTCATCTTCTACTTATCCCAACAAACTCACGTTAGATTACTCGCCAGGTTGTTGATGCGAATACTTAGCTTTTCGAGTTTAAGCTCTAAGATAATTTTCGTCACCTTATTTTTTCTGTTGTTTTTCCTGTCTTTGTTTAGTTATTTTTTTAATCAACTATTGATTTTATTTGTATGTTTTTCCATTATTCTCGGATTGGTTCAGGGTATTAAACTTAGTAGAGGTGGCTTGAGGAGAACCCTGATCGCATCAATCATTTTAGTTGCTTTGTGAGGTACTTATAACGTGAGCCCAAGAATTAACTTCTGGATGACAGCGTCGGCTCGCCAAAGTGTGGTTAATCGTATGATTTCAAATAATGCTATCCCAACTCAATACGAGGTAGTTCTAAAAGACAGCCCTATAGAAAACTTACTATTGGGGCAGGCTACAGCATACATTGATCGAAATTATCATTCGGTCTATTTCAATTATTATAAAAAAGGATTCAATCAAGCAGCATTCTTTATTTATACAAGTGATCCAAATAGGATTGATCCTCGTTACATTCAATTAAAACAATTAAAAAACAATTGGTTTTTCCTACTCAGAGGCTATGCCGATTAAGATAACGTTTACTTCTTATTGTTTTAGTAATTTATTCTAGAGGCAAACGCACGGTAAATGTGCTGCCCTTACCAAGTTCACTGCGTACTTGAAGGGTGCCGCGATGGGCCTGAGCGATCGCTAAAGCAATGGGTAAACCTAAACCAGAACCGCCGGTGTGCCGCGATCGATCTTGTTCTACTCGATAAAAGCGATCGAAAATTCGGACTTGGTCAGCTGGAGCAATTCCTAGCCCTGTGTCCTGCACTTGCACAATGGCGTATTGTTCATCCCTGTTTAGCGAAACCCTAACTTGTCCTCCCGTGGGCGTTGCTTGAATTGCATTGTTAATTAAGTTGCAAACCAAACGATAGAGCTGTTCTTCGTCGCCTAAAACATAGACGGATGTAGGCACCTGTAACTGCATCGAGAGTTCCACCGCCTCTTTAACCGCTAAAAAAGCGAGTTCTTCTATCAAGTCGCTGATTAAATCATTCAGGCAGCAAGCGAAATGCTTTCCTGTCAGTTTACGCTGGTCAATGCGGGTTAACAGTAGGAGATCCTTAACCAACTCTGAAAGGCGTAGAGTTTGTCGTTGTAGGACGGCTAAGGCTCCTCCTGCCGTCTCTAAAGTAGAGCTTTCAGACTTACTTTGAAAGCGTAACGTCGATTCGATCGTGGCTTGCATGGCAGCGAGCGGCGTGCGAAACTCGTGGGCAGCATCGGCAGTGAACTGCTGCATTTGTTGATAAGAGCGATAAATCGGTTGCATTGCGAGTCCCGCTAGCCACCAACTAGACCAAGCCACGAAGAGCAGCGCGATCGCACACCCCAGCAGCAACGTCCAACGTAAGGCAACCAAATTTTGGTCTAAGTCTTGGAGCGATCGCCCCACCTGCACATAGCCTCCCGGCTGCTTTTGTATCTGTAGGGGTAAGGAGACTTGGCGATAGCGAATTCCCTGCCGATCCGTCAATGTTTGCCATTTTGCTTTTCCCGACGTGCTAGGTAATTTGTCTATCTGTAGCCCCATCACCACAATGGGTCTTCCCGTTGAATCTATTAAGCGGATGTAGTAATTGATGGGGTCGGGTACACCGACTAGGGGAGGCCGAATGACTTCAGGAAGTTGAGCTGCTTTAGTAGCTTCAGTAGTAGGAATACAATCTGCTTCAGCGAGACATAACCGCAAGGAGAGATTTTCAGCCACCTGACGTAACTGCTCTGGTCGCTGTATAACAGGCTCGATTCGTTTGGCCACAACCCCTGTAACCGCTTGCAATCCTTGGTCAATGGTTCGGCGGTAGGCCTGGGCAACCACCTGATAAACTCCAAAACCAGATACCCCCATGATGCAAGCCATAACCCCAGCGTACCAGAGAGCCAAACGCAGACGAGTTGAACCAAAGAGTTGATTGTCTTTCATGGCTCATCCATCCAGGTTAAAGCGATAGCCTACACCGTAGATGGTTTCAATCATAGTCCCCTCATCTTCCAACTTGCGGCGGAGTAGACGAACTTGGGCGGCAACAACATTGCTCACAGGTTCAGCCCCCACTTCCCAAAGCTGGTTCATGATTTGATCGCGGTTCACAATTTGGTTGGGATGCTTCATGAAGTATTCCAAGAGCTGAAATTCTTTTATGGTTAGAGGAATCGCCTGGCGATCGCCATTCACATCTTGCCGAACGACTGCGTGAGTTCCATAGTTGAGCGTTAAATTGCCAGCTCGGAGTTGAGGCGGCTGGATCTGAGGCGATCGTCGCCGCAACGCCCGCAGTCTTGCCAGCAGTTCTGCCATCTGAAAAGGCTTAACCAAGTAGTCATCTGCACCACTATCAAGCCCTTGAATCTTTTCCTCCATGCGGTCTTTTGCCGTCAGCATCAAAACAGGGAGTGGGCTATTTTGGGCACGTAGTCGTCGGCACAACTCCACCCCTGACAGCCCTGGCAACATCCAATCAAAAATTGCCAACGTGTACTCAGTCCAATGTGCTTCTAGATAATTCCAGGCTTGCGTGCCATCCAGCACCCAGTCCACCACGTAGGTCTGGTGATTCAGAACTTGTTTAATGGCTGCGCCTAAATCGGCTTCATCTTCAACTAATAGCAGTCGCATTATCAATAACTTTGTTTCTTATTAAAATCCCTTAATTACAAGGTATTTACAGAATAGTGAAATCACTATGAAACTCCTCTCTTCCATTGGATGTAAATACCAATAGCTTACGTATAAAAGGCTTGAGTTAATAATGAAAACAGCATGAATTTTTACTCAACCTATAAACAGAAATACTCACTATAACCTTGGCTGGAAGAAATAATTAAATTCAATTCCTATAGTAGTGGAGAAATGATTAAAGTTTGATGTTGGCAAGAGATTTCAGGAATCACTTAAAACATTTTAGAGTAATGATTTCTTTTCAAATTTTATTTAGTTTCAATAAAGATCTTGTTTAGGAGAAAGTTATGGACCAGCAAACTCATTTAATTCGGAGAAGATTTGGTCTACTAGGAACGATCTGTGGAAGTTTATTGGTGGGTCTACCTACGATTTCCTGGGCTAGCCCATCTGTCCCTAGAGTACTCAATCCATGCCCTGGCATTTATTATGAGGAGCCCTACAACAGCACAAAGTTAGTTCCTAGAGGTTGCCCCTCTAATGCGGCGACTCGGCTTCTAAGCGAGCAAACTCAATTGCCACACCAGCAGGTTATTGTGGTTCCTTCTAGAATGCCGATGCTTCCTCTAGCCCAACCAATAGCACAACCACCACTCCCCATCAATAGAGCGGAGCCGATCGCGACTGTAACGCCTATGGCAGGGAAAGTGGACGTGAGGTTGAAAAATAACACTAACACTCTCATTAGTTATGAGGCGATCGGATATACGCAGCGTCGTTTCTTGGTCGCAGGAGCAGAAGCTACCTTGAGGCTACCGACCCCTGCAACCATCACGATGGTACGGCAGGACGAGGGTCTCTTGGAAGTGATGTCAATGCCCACTTCTAGAAGCGGAATGTTGGCAGTATCGCTCGATGAAACAACCACTTTAAGGGATAACCAAGGCATCTTGAGAATTCAAACAGATGGTCAAGTCTTCTTGAACTAAACCCATAGAAATCAAGCAACTTAGGTGTGAACAGATTTTTTGTTAACTGTTTTGACCTAGCCGTTCTACCTTAATTGGTCTGAACCTAACCAACAGTGAACTCAAAAGTTCTTTGATCATAATAACGGAGTGAAAATCCCATGAATCGCTGCACAATCTCTAATCACAATAACTTGGCTCAAAAGCTGTGGAAAGCTAATAGAACACTGCCTACAGGAATTGCCCTAGCCCTGATGGCTTTAATCCTTCCTGCTTGCACGGATGGACGGCAAGAAGCGGCTGCCCCGCCCCCTGCGGGAAATGTCACGACTGAGGAAGTTGCCAATGAGACTAACCGCTTGATTGGACAGACGGTGACCATTAGAAGCAAGCCAATCAAGAAAATTGGCCCTAACACGTTCACCGTAAGCGATGAACAGTTCTTTGGTACTGAATCAATTCTGGTCG contains these protein-coding regions:
- a CDS encoding DUF389 domain-containing protein, encoding MRQILVQVPRGCGKEVLNTAKAHDGANLALFEATGTEEPLDVVIIHISNRKVEALMQALEGLPNLQITLNPRGVMGLKPPADEAAQQVTDVAVRSPIEVFLSGLQSVGSWKGFLGYAAAAGVVVWIGLFTSTSYLLVAAMLIAPFAGPAMNVALATARGDRHLLGRSLLRYFSALAVTIAVTGLLTLVLRQEVVTEQMAATSTISAVAVMLPIIAGAAGALNLVQSERSSLVSGAATGMLVAASLAPPAGLVGMAGAMGRWDLAVNGIFVLLLQLVGINLSAAIVFRLYGISAQGARYQRGQAWAFPAILVGTTAALTGLLTWQFASSPNLQRSSRSQRATAEIQKVVNQSGLASLVEANVRFTRPDIKGQNTLLGTVYVQRQRGIEQPTEAIRTQLTQDIQTHLVNQGFNVTPLIDVSVLEPPNHS
- the rppA gene encoding two-component system response regulator RppA — translated: MRLLLVEDEADLGAAIKQVLNHQTYVVDWVLDGTQAWNYLEAHWTEYTLAIFDWMLPGLSGVELCRRLRAQNSPLPVLMLTAKDRMEEKIQGLDSGADDYLVKPFQMAELLARLRALRRRSPQIQPPQLRAGNLTLNYGTHAVVRQDVNGDRQAIPLTIKEFQLLEYFMKHPNQIVNRDQIMNQLWEVGAEPVSNVVAAQVRLLRRKLEDEGTMIETIYGVGYRFNLDG
- the rppB gene encoding two-component system sensor histidine kinase RppB, which codes for MKDNQLFGSTRLRLALWYAGVMACIMGVSGFGVYQVVAQAYRRTIDQGLQAVTGVVAKRIEPVIQRPEQLRQVAENLSLRLCLAEADCIPTTEATKAAQLPEVIRPPLVGVPDPINYYIRLIDSTGRPIVVMGLQIDKLPSTSGKAKWQTLTDRQGIRYRQVSLPLQIQKQPGGYVQVGRSLQDLDQNLVALRWTLLLGCAIALLFVAWSSWWLAGLAMQPIYRSYQQMQQFTADAAHEFRTPLAAMQATIESTLRFQSKSESSTLETAGGALAVLQRQTLRLSELVKDLLLLTRIDQRKLTGKHFACCLNDLISDLIEELAFLAVKEAVELSMQLQVPTSVYVLGDEEQLYRLVCNLINNAIQATPTGGQVRVSLNRDEQYAIVQVQDTGLGIAPADQVRIFDRFYRVEQDRSRHTGGSGLGLPIALAIAQAHRGTLQVRSELGKGSTFTVRLPLE